In the genome of Deinococcus multiflagellatus, the window ACGCCGCGCGCGACCAGCTGGCCCAGCGGGCCGAGCGGCCCGATGAACGCGACATGCAGCTGCATGCCTGCGAAGCGGCGCGTCACCTGGGCCCCGAGGCCCTGGCGCGCGAGCTGGAGCACCTGCGTGCCCTGATGCGTGCCGCCGGGCACCCCGCCATGCTGGCGCGCAGCTGGCACCTGCTGCCGGACCTGGCGGCCCAGCTGCGCCCAGGTGACCCCGCCCTGCTGGGGCCCGCCGTACAGCCCCCAGCGCTGCGCCTGCTGACCCTGAACCGGGCCGACCTGATGCGCGGCGACAGGGTGGTGCGCCTGGGGGTGCGGCGGGGTGTGGAGGTGCTGGCCTACCTGCTGCACTTTGGGCCGCGTTCCCTGGAACTGATTCTGCGGGATGTGTTTGGTGATCTGGACCGCACCAAAGGGCGCAATCAGTTTCACCAGTTGCGCCTCCGGCTGCGCGAGCTGGCCCCAGAGCTTAGCCTGGAGTACGGCGGCGGCCTGTACCACCTGCGGGGTCAGGAGGCCCTGTGGTGGGACGTCACCGGGACAGCGCAGCCGAACATGGCTCATTTTCTCCCTGCGTGCGGCTCTGACTGGGCACAGGAACTGGCCCTGGCTGTTCCGGAGGCAGGGGGCGGGCACTGACGGGGACGCGGCCAGGCGCCCGCCCATTGCGCCCTCACAGCCGGGCGAGGGCCCCGGCCAGATTCGCCCGTGCCTGTTCTTCCAACCCCGCGAATTCCGGGGTGGTGTAGATGCGACTGCGGTTCAGGAACCCCTGCAGCACCTTGCGCCGCCCCATGCGGTACAGCGGCCCGGGCACATGGCGGTACTCCTGGCGAATGGCCGCGTCATAGGCGGCGAATTTGGCCGGGCTGGCGCCCAGAATGCCCAGATCGGCGTCTACCAGCAGGGCCTCCTCGCGCGTGGCCGGCAAGGCCCGGTGCTGGGTGGCCAGAATGAGGGCGCGCACCTGGGCCACCAGATCAGTAGGCGCGCCCTGACCGGCCAACCACGCCCCAAAGACCTCCGCGCTGCGGGCCTCGTTGTCCCTCGCGCGCGGGTCATAGATCAGGTCGTGCCCCCAGACCGCCAGCGCCAGGGCAGGGGAGAGCACGCCCCGCGAACCCAGGGCGCCCAGCACCGCCTCCACATGGGCGGCGTTGTGGTAGGCGCGGTGGGCTTCAGCATAAAAGGGCCGGGCGTAAGCTTCGGCAGCGCCGAGCAGGGCGTCGGGGTTCACGGGGCCTCCTGGCAGGCGCTTACCCGTGCCGCGCCGCCAGGGCCGCGCCGATCACACCGGCATTGCCGCCCAGTTGCGCGCGGCGGATGGTGACCGGCGCAAAGCCCTGGGCGTACTCATCCGCGGCGGCCTGCACGCCGTGGAAGAAGTAGTCGCCCACGCTGGCCACGCCGCCCCCCAGCACAAACACTTCGGGGTCCAGAATCTTCTGCAGGTCGGCCAGGGCCATGCCGATGTGCCGCAGCGCCTGGGCCACCACGCGCCGGGCGCCAGGGTGGCCCTGCTGGGCCAGGGCAAAGGCCTCGGCGGTGGTGACCTCGCGGTTCAGGGCGTAACTGGCGTCGCGGGCGATGGCGGTGCCGCTGGCCACCGCTTCCAGCGCGCCGTCCAGCCCGGTGCCGCTCACCGGGCCGCCGGGCAGCGCGGTCACGTGGCCGATCTCGCCCGCAATACCGTGCCGCCCGCGCCAGATGCGACCGTTCAGCACGATGCCCGACCCAATACCGGTGCTGACCGTCACGTAGATGCTGCTCTCGGCGCCCCGGGCGGCGCCCAGGTGGGCCTCGGCCAGGGCGGCGGCCTTGGCGTCGTTTTCCAGCACCACGCGCTGGCCCAGGCGGTCACGCAGGCCGTCCACCAGCGGCACATCGGTAAAGCCGTAGATGTTCGGCGCGAACTTCACGCGGGTGCGGTCGGCGTTCAGGGGGCCGGGAATGCCCACGCCGATCAGGCGGGCTTCGGGGTGGTGTTCCTGCAGGCGCTGAACCTCGCCGGCAATGGCGTCCAGCACGGCCTTCCAGCCGGTTTCGGGGGTGGGCACCACATGGGGGTCATGCAGCTCGTCGCCGCGCAGCACGCCGCTGGCGATCTTGGTGCCGCCGACATCAATACCAATGCTGATCTGCTCTGGGGAGAACGGTGAACTCATGGAGGCTCCGGGCTGGGGAGAAGCGCCGCGTGGCGCGGCGAACAGGCGGGAAGGGGGCAGGCGAAAAAAACTTCTCCGAACTTTAGCTGAAGCGCTTTCCGGGCGCTCAGGGCTCCTCTGGATAGGGGCGGGGGAGCCCAGGTGGCGGCCGGGGGACCAGCGGAGTGCTGGCCTAGCCCTCGTCGGCGCCGTCGCCCTCGTCGTTCAGGCCCAGCAGGACCAGGGCTTCAGGGAGCTGCACCTCGGGCACGTACAGGCCCACATCGCCCATGTAGCCGCCGGTTTCGATTTCAATGACCGGGCTGCCCATGGACCACTGAAACGGGGTGCGCACCACACTCACCACCCCGCCGGCGGACAGGGTGCGCCGCCAGCCCTCGGCCAGCAGGCGGGGCAGGGTGTCCAGGCGCACCCAGGGGTCGCCCTGGTACAACACCCGGTCTTCAAAATGGGTCATGCCCGGACCAGCCAGGGGGCAACCTGGGCTTTCAGGTCCTCGGGCAGCGGTTCGGGGCGGCCCTGGTCGTCCACCCGCACCACCACGGAGCGCGAAAAGGCGCAGGGCACGCCATCGGCCAGAATGCGCGACACGCTGGTCCAGCTGGTGCGGCCGGTGCGCTCCACCAGCGTCTCGATCAGCACCTGCTGCCCGGGGCGGATGTCGCGCACGTAGTCCAGTTCCAGCCGTGCCAGCACCGAGCGCCCAGCCAGTTCAATGCCCAACTCGGCGGCCAGGGCGAGGCGGGCCACCTCCAGAAACTCGGCGTAGCGGGCGTTGTTCACGTGGCCCATGGCGTCCAGATCGCCGTACCGCAGCTGAATCTGGGTGCGGTGGGCGTCTTGCCAGTTCAGCGCGGGCACGCGCGGCGAGGCAGCGCCCTGTTCAGTGTTCCCCATCATGCGGCCCAGTGTACCGGTGGGCGCACCGGCTGTTTGGACCGCTGGGCGCCACGCTTCCAGGCTCATGCAGCCCAGGCCCCATGCACTATTCTGCCGGGCGTGACCGACGCGCCCCCACCCCCGCGCCCGGCGCGGCGCGCCTGGTGGCGGCGCGTGCAGCGCCTGCCCCTGAGCATGATGGTGGCCAGTGTGCTTGCGGCCCTGGGCATCGTGCAAATGAGCTTTCAACTGGGGCACATGGTGTACCGCAGCGTGACGTGGTCGGCCGAAACCCGCCAGACCCTGGCGCGCGTCGCGGCGCTGGAACAGGACCGGCAGGTGCTGCAAGACGCCATCCGCGCCGCCAACGATCCGGCGTACTTAGAACAGCTGGCCCGCTGCGAGGGCTACGTGGGCAAGACCGAAAAAGTCATTGTGTCCAGTACCGCCCCGCCCCCCCGCTTCCCCGGCGACAACTGCAAGGCGCTGCGGGTGCCGTAAAGGGGTTTTGGGCCATGAGCCATGGGCTTTGAGCGCTGGGGGGAGGTGGGGCCGTTCTTCCCCGGCGCCGGCAGAGCCACACGGGCGCACCTGACAATGGTGCGGACACTTTCAGCAGTCCACAAAGGACAGCCTGACCAACACGCTGTTTCTCTCCTCCCCCTCGTGGGGGACTCGTAGAGCTGCGCAGCAGAGGTCGGGAGTGGGGCGTGCCAGACGACCTTTCTTCCATGGACCACTCGCCACGCTTGCACACTGTCCGCACCATTGACCTGCCCTGAAAGCGCGGAGGACCGGGCCACCCTCCCCGGTCCTCCCTCATGGCTCATGGCCCACAGCTCATGGCTTACGGCCTCCTCAATTC includes:
- a CDS encoding HD domain-containing protein, producing the protein MNPDALLGAAEAYARPFYAEAHRAYHNAAHVEAVLGALGSRGVLSPALALAVWGHDLIYDPRARDNEARSAEVFGAWLAGQGAPTDLVAQVRALILATQHRALPATREEALLVDADLGILGASPAKFAAYDAAIRQEYRHVPGPLYRMGRRKVLQGFLNRSRIYTTPEFAGLEEQARANLAGALARL
- a CDS encoding ROK family protein yields the protein MSSPFSPEQISIGIDVGGTKIASGVLRGDELHDPHVVPTPETGWKAVLDAIAGEVQRLQEHHPEARLIGVGIPGPLNADRTRVKFAPNIYGFTDVPLVDGLRDRLGQRVVLENDAKAAALAEAHLGAARGAESSIYVTVSTGIGSGIVLNGRIWRGRHGIAGEIGHVTALPGGPVSGTGLDGALEAVASGTAIARDASYALNREVTTAEAFALAQQGHPGARRVVAQALRHIGMALADLQKILDPEVFVLGGGVASVGDYFFHGVQAAADEYAQGFAPVTIRRAQLGGNAGVIGAALAARHG
- a CDS encoding acyl-CoA thioesterase, which produces MMGNTEQGAASPRVPALNWQDAHRTQIQLRYGDLDAMGHVNNARYAEFLEVARLALAAELGIELAGRSVLARLELDYVRDIRPGQQVLIETLVERTGRTSWTSVSRILADGVPCAFSRSVVVRVDDQGRPEPLPEDLKAQVAPWLVRA
- a CDS encoding cell division protein FtsB → MTDAPPPPRPARRAWWRRVQRLPLSMMVASVLAALGIVQMSFQLGHMVYRSVTWSAETRQTLARVAALEQDRQVLQDAIRAANDPAYLEQLARCEGYVGKTEKVIVSSTAPPPRFPGDNCKALRVP